Proteins encoded within one genomic window of Coleofasciculus chthonoplastes PCC 7420:
- a CDS encoding zinc ribbon domain-containing protein, producing the protein MAYVCEIGTGHRVYLDNQGTQTVVTTLSGSPGQQQQASNGFQTGNWTSPPEVFRTPNGVVLKISTAQGDHFIQVQGSSMSVTSGTPSSSQQMQVQQVDSTPASSMPSMEPMKPMEPMKPMEPMKPMNMGDMQMNMNPMEMRMGNMEMRMGSGSPASSSSSAQSSKRFCPQCGSSLTPSARFCSSCGHQLN; encoded by the coding sequence ATGGCTTACGTATGCGAGATAGGCACGGGCCACAGAGTTTACCTCGATAATCAAGGAACACAGACAGTTGTCACCACCCTCAGTGGGAGTCCAGGACAGCAGCAACAAGCCAGTAACGGGTTTCAAACCGGAAACTGGACATCACCGCCGGAGGTATTCCGCACGCCTAACGGTGTGGTGTTAAAGATTTCTACAGCGCAAGGAGATCATTTTATCCAAGTGCAAGGAAGCAGCATGAGCGTAACCAGTGGAACTCCGTCTAGTTCCCAACAAATGCAAGTGCAGCAAGTCGATAGCACCCCCGCTTCATCCATGCCTTCAATGGAACCGATGAAGCCCATGGAACCAATGAAACCCATGGAACCGATGAAGCCGATGAATATGGGAGACATGCAAATGAACATGAACCCCATGGAAATGCGGATGGGCAATATGGAAATGCGGATGGGATCGGGATCACCCGCGTCATCGTCGTCTTCAGCGCAAAGCAGTAAACGGTTTTGCCCTCAATGCGGCTCATCTCTGACGCCTAGCGCTCGCTTTTGTTCAAGTTGCGGACATCAGCTAAATTAA